Proteins encoded in a region of the Candidatus Aquicultor sp. genome:
- a CDS encoding DJ-1/PfpI family protein, which translates to MADMMGRQVLFLAVDGFDASAFLPLWQCFGNLNASLRIVSFNASDVINSMDGSVSTKSDMSFNEASVLGFSAIVVPDAKTAQSIMDNSDAMTILKNARDDNVPIIAIGDAATALLAADIVNGLTVSAPDNMRDNVESVGAQFSSEPISASENVFTALESADMQALCKMVSDYATMQSENAA; encoded by the coding sequence ATGGCCGACATGATGGGACGACAGGTATTATTCCTGGCGGTCGATGGGTTTGACGCATCTGCGTTTCTGCCGCTGTGGCAGTGCTTTGGCAACCTCAATGCATCACTGCGTATTGTAAGCTTTAACGCGAGCGACGTAATAAATAGCATGGATGGGTCGGTGAGTACCAAGAGCGATATGTCGTTCAATGAGGCATCGGTGTTGGGCTTTAGCGCAATCGTTGTACCTGATGCAAAAACCGCTCAGTCAATAATGGATAACAGCGATGCCATGACAATACTGAAAAACGCACGCGATGATAATGTACCGATTATCGCCATAGGCGATGCGGCAACAGCTCTGTTAGCTGCAGATATCGTAAATGGATTAACGGTCTCGGCACCTGATAACATGCGGGATAATGTCGAGAGCGTGGGTGCGCAGTTCTCGAGCGAGCCGATATCGGCAAGCGAGAACGTCTTCACCGCGCTTGAAAGTGCAGATATGCAGGCGCTTTGCAAAATGGTCTCTGATTACGCCACTATGCAGAGTGAGAACGCTGCGTAG
- the hisI gene encoding phosphoribosyl-AMP cyclohydrolase, which yields MQVIGELKFDSNGLIPAIIQEVGTNEVLMVAYMNNESVQKTIETGRTWFWSRSRRQYWCKGETSGHVQKVQEIRYDCDADALLVLVEQVGVACHTGHKSCFYRAIDRSNGESITLAQPEVIME from the coding sequence GTGCAAGTCATTGGTGAGTTGAAATTTGACTCAAACGGTTTGATACCGGCGATTATTCAGGAGGTTGGCACCAACGAGGTGTTGATGGTCGCATATATGAATAACGAGTCGGTGCAAAAAACAATTGAAACCGGGAGGACCTGGTTCTGGAGCCGTAGCCGCCGGCAGTACTGGTGCAAAGGTGAGACGTCGGGGCATGTTCAAAAAGTGCAGGAGATTCGCTACGATTGCGATGCCGACGCACTGCTTGTGCTTGTTGAGCAAGTGGGCGTAGCGTGCCATACCGGTCACAAGTCGTGCTTCTATCGCGCCATCGATAGAAGCAACGGCGAGAGCATTACGCTGGCTCAGCCTGAAGTCATTATGGAGTAA